A genomic stretch from Mycobacterium malmoense includes:
- a CDS encoding thiamine-phosphate kinase — MRDDESGESPTLRELGEFAVIDRLVRGRRQPAAVLLGPGDDAALVSAGDGRTVVSTDVLVQDRHFRLDWSTPHDVGRKAIAQNAADIEAMGARATAFVVGFGAPGETPAAQVDALVDGMWDEAGRIGAGIAGGDLVSCPQWVLSVTALGDLDGRAPVLRSGAKAGSVIALAGELGRSAAGYALWCNGIRGFDELRRRHLVPRPPYGQGPAAAAAGAQAMIDVSDGLIADLRHVAEASGVGIDLSAAALGADRAALAAAAAAAGADPWPWVLAGGEDHALVACFAGPAPVGWRVIGRVLDGPARVLVDGREWRGYAGWQSFDSG, encoded by the coding sequence GTGCGCGACGATGAGTCCGGGGAGTCCCCCACGCTGCGAGAGCTCGGCGAGTTCGCGGTCATCGACCGGCTGGTGCGGGGCCGCCGGCAGCCCGCCGCGGTGCTGCTGGGGCCCGGCGACGACGCGGCGCTGGTGTCTGCGGGCGACGGCCGCACCGTGGTGTCGACCGATGTGCTGGTGCAGGACCGGCACTTTCGGCTGGACTGGTCGACACCCCACGACGTCGGCCGCAAGGCGATCGCCCAGAACGCCGCCGACATCGAGGCGATGGGCGCGCGGGCCACGGCGTTCGTGGTGGGCTTCGGGGCGCCCGGTGAGACGCCGGCGGCGCAGGTGGACGCGCTGGTCGACGGGATGTGGGACGAGGCGGGCCGGATCGGCGCCGGCATCGCCGGCGGCGATCTGGTCAGCTGCCCGCAGTGGGTGTTGTCGGTGACGGCGCTGGGTGACCTGGACGGCCGCGCGCCGGTGTTGCGGTCCGGCGCGAAAGCGGGCTCGGTGATCGCCCTCGCCGGCGAGCTGGGCCGATCAGCTGCCGGATATGCGTTGTGGTGCAACGGCATTCGCGGATTCGACGAACTGCGGCGCCGTCACCTGGTGCCCCGGCCGCCCTACGGGCAGGGGCCGGCCGCCGCGGCCGCGGGCGCGCAGGCGATGATCGACGTCTCCGACGGTCTGATTGCCGATCTGCGGCACGTCGCCGAGGCGTCGGGGGTGGGCATCGACTTGTCGGCGGCGGCGCTGGGCGCCGACCGTGCCGCGCTGGCCGCGGCCGCCGCCGCCGCGGGCGCCGATCCGTGGCCGTGGGTGCTGGCCGGCGGCGAGGACCACGCCCTGGTGGCCTGTTTCGCCGGCCCGGCGCCGGTCGGGTGGCGCGTCATCGGGCGGGTACTCGACGGACCGGCCCGGGTGCTCGTCGACGGACGGGAGTGGCGGGGGTACGCGGGCTGGCAGTCGTTCGATTCGGGTTAG
- a CDS encoding uracil-DNA glycosylase gives MTARPLSELVEKGWATALEPVTDQVAQMGQFLRAEIAAGRRYLPAGPNVLRAFTYPFDDVKVLIVGQDPYPTPGHAVGLSFSVAPEVNPLPRSLANIFEEYTADLGYPQPSCGDLTPWAQRGVLLLNRVLTVRPSNPASHRGKGWEPVTECAIRALAARPRPLVAILWGRDASTLKPILAEGNCVAIESPHPSPLSASRGFFGSRPFSRANELLAGMGADPIDWRLP, from the coding sequence ATGACCGCGCGCCCGTTGAGCGAACTCGTCGAAAAGGGCTGGGCGACCGCGCTCGAGCCGGTAACCGACCAGGTCGCCCAGATGGGTCAATTCCTGCGGGCCGAGATCGCGGCCGGGCGCAGGTACCTCCCGGCGGGACCGAACGTGTTGCGCGCCTTCACGTATCCGTTCGACGACGTGAAGGTCCTGATCGTCGGTCAAGATCCCTACCCGACGCCCGGACACGCTGTGGGCCTTAGCTTCTCGGTGGCCCCCGAGGTGAATCCGCTGCCGCGCAGCCTGGCCAACATCTTCGAGGAGTACACCGCCGACCTGGGCTATCCCCAGCCGTCGTGCGGCGACCTGACGCCCTGGGCGCAGCGGGGTGTGCTGCTGTTGAACAGGGTGCTCACGGTGCGCCCCAGCAACCCGGCGTCACATCGGGGCAAGGGCTGGGAGCCGGTGACGGAGTGCGCGATCCGCGCGCTGGCCGCGCGGCCGCGGCCGCTGGTGGCGATCCTGTGGGGCCGCGACGCGTCGACGCTCAAACCCATTCTGGCCGAAGGCAATTGCGTGGCGATCGAGTCGCCGCATCCCTCACCGCTGTCGGCGTCTCGCGGCTTCTTCGGCTCGCGTCCGTTCAGCCGCGCCAACGAGCTGCTCGCGGGCATGGGCGCCGACCCCATCGATTGGCGGCTGCCCTGA
- a CDS encoding SDR family oxidoreductase, translating into MTIVVVGATGLIGAKLAHILTANGQQVLAASRSTGVDVLTGEGVSDALRGAEAVIDVTDSPSYEDDAPLEFFTTSTANLVTAERAAGVAHHVALSVVGADRMPDSGYMRAKVAQEAGIVGSGVAYTVLRATQFFEFACGIADSCTDGNTIRVPDALIQPIAATEVAARLAAIGAGAPANAIVELGGPECLSFEHFIRAALTRYGDTRTVSTDPHARYFGTALEPRTLVAADTAARGRLRLANWLAGR; encoded by the coding sequence ATGACGATCGTCGTGGTCGGCGCCACCGGGCTGATCGGCGCCAAGCTGGCCCACATCTTGACCGCCAACGGTCAGCAGGTGCTGGCGGCCTCGCGGAGCACCGGCGTGGACGTGCTGACCGGCGAGGGCGTGAGCGATGCCCTGCGTGGCGCAGAAGCGGTAATCGACGTCACCGATTCACCGTCCTACGAGGACGACGCGCCGCTGGAGTTCTTCACCACGTCCACCGCCAACCTCGTCACCGCCGAACGGGCCGCCGGGGTGGCCCATCACGTCGCGCTGTCGGTGGTCGGCGCCGACCGCATGCCCGACAGCGGATACATGCGGGCCAAGGTCGCCCAGGAAGCCGGGATCGTCGGCTCCGGCGTCGCGTATACGGTGTTGCGAGCCACGCAGTTCTTCGAATTCGCTTGTGGCATAGCGGATTCCTGCACCGACGGAAACACTATCCGGGTGCCGGATGCGCTGATCCAGCCGATCGCCGCCACCGAGGTTGCCGCGAGATTGGCGGCGATCGGGGCGGGGGCTCCCGCCAACGCGATCGTCGAACTCGGTGGGCCGGAATGCCTTTCGTTCGAGCATTTCATCCGCGCGGCGCTGACGCGGTACGGCGATACCCGGACCGTGTCGACGGATCCACACGCCCGCTACTTCGGGACCGCGCTCGAGCCGCGCACCCTGGTCGCTGCCGACACCGCCGCTCGGGGACGACTTCGGTTGGCGAACTGGCTGGCGGGGAGATGA
- the rpmB gene encoding 50S ribosomal protein L28: MAAVCDICGKGPGFGKSVSHSHRRTSRRWDPNVQTVHVVTRPGGNKQRLNVCASCIKAGKVTRG, translated from the coding sequence ATGGCCGCTGTGTGCGATATCTGCGGGAAAGGCCCCGGCTTCGGCAAGTCGGTGTCGCACTCCCACCGCCGCACCAGCCGCCGGTGGGACCCCAACGTCCAGACTGTGCACGTCGTGACCCGTCCGGGCGGCAACAAGCAGCGACTCAACGTCTGCGCGTCCTGCATCAAGGCCGGGAAGGTCACCCGCGGCTAA
- a CDS encoding DAK2 domain-containing protein: MDASALRDWAHAAVGDLITHIDEINRLNVFPVADSDTGANMLFTMRSALAAANAGAGADGSGCVARVAAALSAGALNGARGNSGVILSQILRGIADVTATAAADAGGELPHMNAAVLGAALRRGVELVIASMGGQEVPGTIVSVLRAAADAVEECVGEGLAAAITAAGDAAVVALEKTPEQLDVLAEAGAVDAGGRGLLVLLDALRSTVTGQAPARTVYELSPRAVPAERPAPQFEVMYRLDGGDPAAADALRNRLGELGESVAIAAAPSGSYSVHVHTDDAGAAVEAGLAAGRLSRIVVSALSSGATGLPAGGWTRERAVLAVVDGDGAAELFSGEGACVLQPDPEAGDPAGNVGAISAHRLVRAVVDTGAAQVMVLPNGYVAAEELVAGCTAAIGWGIDVVPIPTGSMVQGLAALAVHEPDRQAVDDGYTMARAAGAARHGSVRIATESALTWAGRCQPRDGLGIAGDEVVIVAPDVAGAAIGLLDLLLASGGDLVTVLIGAGIETEASGMDATAVGHILERHVHDNHPGTELVIYRTGHRGDVLMVGVE, translated from the coding sequence CTGGACGCGTCGGCCCTGCGGGACTGGGCGCACGCCGCCGTCGGCGACCTGATCACTCACATCGACGAGATCAACCGGCTCAACGTCTTCCCGGTCGCCGATTCCGACACGGGCGCCAACATGCTGTTCACCATGCGTTCCGCCCTGGCGGCGGCGAACGCGGGAGCCGGCGCCGACGGGTCGGGGTGCGTCGCTCGGGTCGCGGCGGCCCTGTCGGCCGGTGCGCTGAACGGCGCCCGCGGCAATTCCGGGGTGATCCTGTCGCAGATCCTGCGCGGCATCGCCGACGTCACCGCGACCGCGGCCGCCGACGCCGGCGGCGAACTGCCCCACATGAACGCCGCCGTCCTTGGGGCCGCGTTGCGGCGCGGCGTCGAACTGGTCATCGCGTCGATGGGCGGCCAGGAGGTGCCGGGCACCATCGTCTCGGTGTTGCGGGCCGCCGCCGACGCCGTCGAGGAGTGCGTCGGCGAAGGGCTGGCCGCCGCGATCACCGCGGCCGGCGATGCCGCGGTGGTTGCGCTGGAGAAGACCCCCGAGCAGCTCGACGTGCTCGCCGAGGCCGGCGCGGTCGACGCGGGCGGGCGAGGCCTGCTGGTCCTGCTCGACGCGCTGCGTTCCACCGTCACGGGGCAGGCGCCCGCCCGCACGGTGTACGAGCTGTCGCCGCGCGCGGTTCCCGCCGAACGCCCGGCGCCGCAATTCGAGGTGATGTACCGGCTGGACGGTGGCGATCCGGCGGCGGCGGACGCGCTGCGGAATCGGCTCGGGGAGCTGGGCGAATCGGTGGCCATCGCGGCCGCGCCGTCCGGCAGCTATTCGGTGCACGTGCACACCGATGACGCCGGCGCCGCCGTCGAGGCGGGATTGGCGGCGGGACGACTCAGCCGGATCGTGGTCTCGGCCCTGAGCTCCGGCGCCACCGGGCTGCCGGCGGGCGGCTGGACGCGGGAACGGGCCGTGCTGGCCGTCGTGGACGGCGACGGGGCCGCCGAGTTGTTCTCCGGCGAGGGCGCCTGCGTGCTGCAGCCGGATCCGGAGGCGGGCGATCCGGCCGGGAACGTCGGCGCCATCAGCGCCCATCGGCTGGTGCGGGCCGTGGTGGACACCGGCGCCGCGCAGGTGATGGTGCTGCCCAACGGCTACGTGGCCGCCGAGGAGCTGGTGGCCGGCTGCACCGCGGCCATTGGCTGGGGTATCGACGTGGTGCCGATACCGACGGGCTCGATGGTGCAGGGGCTGGCCGCGCTGGCCGTGCACGAACCGGACAGGCAGGCGGTCGACGACGGCTACACCATGGCCCGCGCCGCCGGCGCGGCCCGGCACGGGTCGGTGCGCATCGCGACCGAGAGCGCGTTGACCTGGGCCGGTCGCTGTCAGCCGCGTGACGGCCTGGGAATCGCGGGCGACGAGGTGGTGATCGTGGCCCCCGACGTGGCGGGGGCGGCGATCGGCCTGCTCGACCTGTTGCTGGCCTCGGGCGGCGACCTGGTGACGGTGCTCATCGGGGCCGGCATCGAGACGGAGGCCTCGGGTATGGACGCCACCGCCGTCGGCCACATCCTGGAACGGCACGTGCACGACAACCACCCGGGGACCGAGCTGGTGATCTACCGCACCGGCCACCGCGGTGACGTGCTGATGGTCGGGGTCGAGTAG
- the recG gene encoding ATP-dependent DNA helicase RecG translates to MVSLSDRLDFIVGAKAADSLDEVFGIRTVDDLLRHYPRSYTEGATRLGTGTERPEKGEHVTIVDTITHVVERPIKKRPKDKILLVTVGSGRHKITATFFNPRFIKRGLVKDARVMLSGEVGYFNGVMQLTHPDFLILDSPDGKNRGSTSLRNIADASQAVSGELSMSEFERRFFPIYPASAKLQSWDIYACVRQVLDVLDPVTDPLPAELRARFGLIPEDEALRAIHLAEDEHERRRARERLTFDEAVGLQWALVARRHGELSQSGPPAPLRDDGLASELLRRLPFELTAGQREVLDVLSDGLAANRPMNRLLQGEVGSGKTIVAVLAMLQMVDAGYQCALLAPTEVLAAQHLLSISTVLGPLAMGGQLGGAEDSTRVALLSGSMTAAQKKQVRAEIASGQVGIVIGTHALLQGSVEFHNLGMVVVDEQHRFGVEQRDQLRAKARAGITPHLLVMTATPIPRTVALTVYGDLETSTLRELPLGRQPITTNVIFVHDKPAWLDRAWRRIIEEVAAGRQAFVVAPRIDETDQPEKEKEESEEGGRPARPSETAEGLFARLHSGELANLRLGLMHGRLPTDEKDDAMAAFRAGQIDVLVCTTVIEVGVDVPNATVMLVMDADRFGISQLHQLRGRIGRGEHPSLCLLASWVSLGSQAGRRLRAVAETMDGFALADLDLKERREGDVLGRNQSGRAITLRLLSLAEHGTFIEAARDFCVRAYARDPADPGLALLAARFTDTDRIEYLDKS, encoded by the coding sequence GTGGTGTCGCTGTCCGATCGGCTGGATTTCATCGTGGGCGCCAAGGCCGCCGATTCCCTCGACGAGGTGTTCGGCATCCGCACCGTCGACGACCTGCTGCGCCACTACCCGCGCAGCTACACCGAGGGCGCGACCCGCCTGGGTACCGGCACCGAGCGGCCGGAAAAGGGTGAGCACGTCACCATCGTCGACACCATCACCCATGTGGTGGAGCGGCCGATCAAGAAGCGGCCCAAAGACAAGATCTTGCTCGTCACCGTCGGCTCCGGCCGCCACAAGATCACCGCCACGTTCTTCAACCCGCGCTTCATCAAGAGGGGGCTCGTCAAGGACGCGCGGGTGATGCTCTCCGGGGAAGTCGGTTACTTCAACGGCGTCATGCAGCTGACGCACCCCGACTTTCTCATCCTCGACTCGCCGGACGGAAAGAACCGCGGCAGCACCTCGCTGCGCAACATCGCCGACGCCTCGCAGGCCGTCAGCGGCGAATTATCGATGTCGGAGTTCGAACGTCGCTTTTTCCCGATCTATCCCGCCAGCGCGAAACTGCAGAGCTGGGACATCTACGCCTGCGTGCGCCAGGTGCTCGACGTCCTCGATCCGGTGACAGATCCGCTGCCCGCTGAGCTGCGCGCCAGGTTCGGCCTGATTCCCGAAGACGAGGCGCTGCGCGCCATCCACCTCGCCGAGGACGAGCACGAACGCCGCCGTGCGCGTGAGCGATTGACGTTCGACGAGGCCGTCGGCCTGCAGTGGGCGCTGGTGGCGCGCCGCCACGGTGAGCTCTCGCAATCCGGGCCCCCGGCGCCGCTGCGGGACGACGGCCTCGCGTCGGAACTGTTGCGGCGGTTGCCATTCGAGCTGACGGCGGGACAACGCGAGGTGCTCGACGTGCTGTCCGACGGACTCGCGGCGAATCGCCCGATGAACCGCCTGCTGCAGGGTGAGGTGGGGTCCGGCAAGACGATCGTCGCGGTGCTGGCGATGCTGCAGATGGTCGACGCCGGCTACCAGTGCGCGCTTCTGGCGCCCACTGAAGTCCTTGCCGCACAACATCTTTTGTCGATCAGCACCGTGCTCGGCCCGTTGGCGATGGGGGGCCAGCTGGGTGGGGCCGAGGACTCCACCCGGGTGGCGCTGCTGAGTGGCTCCATGACGGCCGCGCAGAAAAAGCAGGTCCGCGCCGAGATCGCCAGCGGCCAGGTCGGCATCGTCATCGGCACCCACGCTCTGCTGCAGGGCTCGGTGGAATTCCACAACCTGGGCATGGTGGTGGTCGACGAGCAGCACCGCTTCGGGGTCGAGCAGCGAGATCAATTGCGCGCCAAGGCCCGCGCCGGCATCACCCCGCACCTGCTGGTGATGACGGCCACGCCGATACCGCGCACCGTCGCGCTGACCGTGTACGGCGACCTGGAGACCTCGACGCTGCGCGAACTCCCGCTCGGGCGACAGCCGATCACCACCAACGTGATCTTCGTGCACGACAAGCCCGCGTGGCTCGACCGCGCCTGGCGGCGCATCATCGAAGAGGTCGCCGCCGGCCGCCAGGCTTTTGTGGTGGCGCCGCGAATCGACGAGACCGACCAGCCGGAAAAGGAAAAGGAAGAGTCGGAAGAAGGGGGGCGACCCGCCAGGCCGTCGGAAACCGCCGAGGGTCTTTTCGCGCGGCTGCATTCCGGTGAGCTGGCAAACCTGCGGCTGGGGCTCATGCACGGGCGGTTGCCCACCGACGAGAAGGACGACGCGATGGCCGCCTTCCGCGCGGGTCAAATCGACGTCCTGGTGTGCACCACCGTCATCGAGGTGGGCGTCGACGTCCCCAATGCCACGGTCATGCTCGTCATGGACGCCGACCGGTTCGGAATCAGCCAATTGCATCAGCTGCGCGGGCGCATCGGCCGCGGCGAACATCCGAGCCTGTGCCTGCTGGCCAGCTGGGTTTCCCTCGGGTCGCAGGCCGGCCGCCGGCTGCGTGCCGTCGCCGAGACGATGGACGGCTTCGCCCTGGCCGACCTGGACCTCAAAGAACGCCGGGAAGGAGACGTGTTGGGCCGCAACCAGTCTGGCAGGGCGATCACCCTGCGGCTGCTGTCGCTGGCCGAACACGGGACGTTCATCGAAGCCGCCCGCGACTTCTGCGTCCGGGCCTATGCCCGCGATCCCGCCGACCCCGGATTGGCTTTGCTGGCAGCGCGATTCACCGACACCGACCGGATCGAATACCTGGACAAGTCATGA
- a CDS encoding HNH endonuclease family protein produces MNRKLLLWLSAVAVLAVLVAYQTLGSSAAKHAEIAARADVPTVQPGTDVLAGVAVLPQRAHRYDYRRPAFGDAWDDDNAAPLGHNGCDTRDDILDRDLVDKTYVSVKRCPNAVATGTLHDPYTNTTVAFRRGAHTGEAVQIDHIVPLAYAWDMGAYGWPGPERLRFANDPANLLAVEGQANQDKGDSPPGQWMPPNTAFACQYAMQFIAVLRGYRLPVDEASAGALRRAAATCPTG; encoded by the coding sequence ATGAATCGCAAGCTGTTGCTGTGGTTGTCGGCGGTCGCGGTGCTCGCGGTGCTGGTCGCCTATCAGACGCTGGGATCGTCGGCGGCCAAGCACGCCGAAATCGCCGCCCGCGCCGACGTCCCCACGGTGCAGCCCGGTACCGACGTGCTGGCGGGCGTCGCCGTGCTGCCGCAACGGGCCCACCGCTACGACTACCGCAGGCCGGCGTTCGGCGACGCCTGGGACGACGACAACGCCGCCCCGCTCGGGCACAACGGGTGTGACACCCGCGACGACATCCTCGACCGGGACCTCGTCGACAAGACCTATGTGTCGGTCAAGCGCTGCCCGAATGCGGTGGCCACCGGCACCCTGCACGATCCGTACACCAACACCACCGTCGCCTTTCGGCGCGGCGCACATACCGGTGAGGCCGTTCAAATCGACCACATCGTTCCGCTCGCCTACGCCTGGGACATGGGCGCCTACGGCTGGCCGGGTCCCGAGCGGCTGCGTTTCGCCAACGACCCGGCCAACCTGCTGGCAGTCGAGGGGCAGGCCAATCAGGACAAGGGCGATTCCCCGCCCGGCCAGTGGATGCCGCCCAACACCGCGTTCGCCTGTCAGTACGCCATGCAGTTCATCGCCGTGCTGCGGGGCTACCGGTTGCCGGTGGACGAGGCCTCGGCGGGCGCACTGCGCCGGGCCGCGGCCACCTGCCCAACCGGCTGA
- a CDS encoding PGRS repeat-containing protein has translation MKRKHHRMRRNHRTAKARRHGRVIGMSTAAGAFLSAAITPLATAPAARAGVLDMIIDPLLQPVISAATTAAQEGINAGTTAAVDGLSAGASAAAFDGIHTVALEGITNSINASVAAFNAGALNSAFEGVHASAAAALNIDGLSAAVSAAESPQAALNQLVYGAFDSFYTAIYTGGQDWIASPLGQQVDGVINAPFVDLFGRDLIGNGVNGVVPTNTSLLGSLGLNGTLHDGGFLFGDGGTGVAGTASNPAGGVGGAAGLIGNGGAGGAGATVTSFSSDGTLTAGGAGGSGGILMGNGGVGGAGGVVGAGGQGGTGGAGGAGGLLFGNGGAGGAGGASNAAGGYGGVGGAGGNAAWLVGNGGQGGSAPNNIFNPIFYGRGNSGGAGGLSGLLAGNGGNGGNGGNATPGYAKLKGGLGGPAGLAGFLGQNGAAGIPGANG, from the coding sequence ATGAAACGCAAACACCACCGCATGCGGCGAAACCACCGCACCGCCAAGGCACGCCGTCACGGTCGCGTGATCGGCATGAGCACCGCCGCCGGCGCATTCCTGAGCGCCGCAATCACCCCCCTCGCCACCGCACCTGCGGCCCGTGCCGGCGTGCTCGACATGATCATCGACCCCCTCCTCCAGCCGGTAATCTCCGCTGCCACCACAGCTGCCCAAGAGGGCATTAATGCAGGCACCACGGCCGCTGTGGACGGCCTGAGCGCGGGTGCGAGTGCGGCTGCTTTCGACGGCATTCACACCGTCGCGCTCGAAGGCATCACCAACAGCATTAACGCCAGCGTCGCCGCCTTCAACGCCGGCGCACTAAACAGTGCCTTCGAGGGTGTGCATGCCAGCGCTGCTGCCGCCCTCAACATCGACGGGCTTAGCGCCGCCGTCTCGGCCGCGGAGTCTCCTCAAGCTGCGCTCAACCAGCTCGTATACGGAGCGTTCGACAGTTTCTATACCGCGATTTACACAGGCGGCCAAGACTGGATAGCCAGCCCGCTCGGACAGCAAGTGGATGGGGTAATCAATGCGCCGTTCGTCGACCTGTTCGGACGCGACCTGATCGGCAACGGCGTTAACGGAGTCGTCCCCACCAACACCTCGTTGTTAGGCAGTCTCGGGCTCAACGGCACTCTCCACGATGGCGGGTTCCTATTCGGTGACGGCGGGACCGGTGTGGCCGGTACCGCCAGTAACCCCGCCGGTGGAGTCGGCGGTGCCGCCGGACTAATCGGCAACGGCGGTGCGGGCGGCGCTGGCGCCACCGTCACGAGCTTCAGCAGCGACGGCACCCTTACCGCTGGCGGTGCCGGTGGCTCCGGCGGCATCCTGATGGGCAACGGTGGTGTTGGGGGCGCCGGTGGTGTCGTCGGCGCTGGCGGCCAGGGCGGCACCGGCGGCGCTGGCGGTGCTGGCGGTTTGCTGTTCGGCAACGGTGGTGCTGGCGGCGCTGGCGGCGCCAGCAACGCCGCCGGTGGTTACGGCGGTGTCGGCGGTGCCGGCGGTAACGCCGCCTGGCTGGTCGGCAACGGCGGCCAGGGTGGTTCTGCCCCCAATAACATCTTCAACCCCATCTTTTACGGCAGGGGCAACTCGGGTGGTGCCGGCGGTTTGAGTGGGCTCCTGGCCGGTAACGGTGGTAATGGCGGCAATGGCGGTAACGCCACCCCCGGCTACGCCAAATTGAAGGGCGGTTTGGGTGGTCCCGCCGGCCTCGCTGGATTCCTCGGCCAAAACGGTGCGGCCGGCATACCTGGAGCCAACGGCTAA